A single region of the Musa acuminata AAA Group cultivar baxijiao chromosome BXJ1-11, Cavendish_Baxijiao_AAA, whole genome shotgun sequence genome encodes:
- the LOC135597639 gene encoding actin-depolymerizing factor 5-like, translated as MAMAFKMATEGMRVKQECLSSFMEMKWKRVSRYVVYKIDEKTREVMVDKVGRPGEGYDGLAASLPNDDCRYAVFDFDFVSVDNCPKRKMFFITWSPTASRIRSKILYATSKQGLRRLLDGIHYEVQATDPTEMGFDVIKERAN; from the exons ATGGCCATGGCTTTCAAGATG GCGACGGAGGGGATGCGGGTGAAACAGGAGTGCCTGAGCTCGTTCATGGAGATGAAGTGGAAGAGGGTGAGCCGGTACGTGGTGTACAAGATCGACGAGAAGACGAGAGAGGTGATGGTGGACAAGGTGGGCAGGCCAGGCGAAGGCTACGACGGCCTCGCCGCCTCCCTCCCCAACGACGACTGCCGCTACGCCGTCTTCGACTTCGACTTCGTCAGCGTCGACAACTGCCCCAAGAGAAAGATGTTCTTCATCACatg GTCTCCAACAGCATCAAGGATCAGATCAAAGATACTGTATGCTACCTCAAAGCAAGGGCTGAGGAGGCTGCTTGATGGGATCCACTATGAGGTGCAGGCAACCGATCCTACGGAGATGGGGTTTGATGTAATCAAAGAGAGAGCCAACTGA